A window of the Actinomycetota bacterium genome harbors these coding sequences:
- a CDS encoding PilT/PilU family type 4a pilus ATPase produces MAEIDGLLKIMAEYGSSDLHLKAGSPPAIRQNGRLVVLRERFQALKAEDTQLLAMGIMDERQVRSFENHREIDFAYSLSGVGRFRVNVFHQRGSVGMTLRRVATERESIEGLGLPGVVRALAEEPRGLVLVTGTAGSGKTTTLAAMIDHINSTREGHIVTIEDPIEVLHQDKKCIVNQREIGIDTDSYSDALRHVVRQDPDVILIGEMRDHETVAAAITAAEIGNLVLSTLHTIDATETINRIIDFFPPYQQKQIRFMLASTLKGIVSLRLIPSINGGLVPAVEVMVTTGTIREYILDPDKTYMIRDAMDEGDYYGMQTFDQSLVRLYSSRLITLDDAIAMAHNAHDFKIKIRQLGIDPHSAAESGVY; encoded by the coding sequence ATGGCTGAGATCGACGGATTACTAAAGATCATGGCAGAGTACGGTTCCTCGGACCTGCACCTGAAGGCCGGGAGCCCACCGGCCATACGCCAGAACGGCCGACTGGTGGTGCTTCGCGAGCGCTTTCAGGCACTGAAAGCCGAGGATACTCAGTTGCTTGCCATGGGAATAATGGACGAGCGCCAGGTGCGATCGTTCGAAAACCATCGTGAGATAGACTTTGCGTACTCACTTTCCGGGGTCGGGCGTTTTCGAGTAAACGTTTTTCACCAGCGAGGCAGCGTCGGTATGACTCTGCGTCGAGTGGCTACGGAGCGAGAGAGCATCGAGGGACTCGGCTTGCCCGGTGTAGTCAGAGCTCTCGCCGAGGAACCTCGCGGACTGGTGCTTGTAACTGGAACCGCCGGGTCGGGCAAGACTACTACTCTGGCCGCCATGATAGATCACATAAACTCGACGCGCGAAGGTCATATTGTGACCATCGAGGATCCGATCGAGGTCTTGCATCAAGACAAGAAGTGCATCGTCAATCAGCGCGAGATCGGGATCGATACAGATAGCTACTCCGATGCTTTGCGTCATGTCGTGCGCCAGGACCCTGACGTGATCCTTATCGGAGAGATGCGCGACCACGAGACCGTCGCTGCAGCGATAACAGCAGCCGAGATTGGCAACCTCGTTCTTTCGACCCTGCACACCATCGACGCCACCGAGACGATCAACCGGATAATCGACTTCTTCCCTCCATATCAGCAAAAACAGATCCGTTTCATGCTGGCCTCGACGCTGAAGGGTATTGTGTCTTTGAGGCTGATACCTTCGATCAACGGCGGCTTGGTGCCCGCTGTTGAGGTTATGGTGACAACCGGCACCATCAGGGAGTACATCCTGGATCCCGACAAGACCTACATGATCAGAGATGCCATGGATGAAGGCGATTACTATGGCATGCAGACGTTCGATCAGAGTCTGGTAAGGCTCTACTCTTCGCGCCTTATCACCTTGGACGATGCGATAGCGATGGCTCACAATGCGCACGATTTCAAAATCAAGATCAGGCAACTCGGCATCGATCCCCATTCAGCTGCCGAGAGCGGCGTCTACTGA
- a CDS encoding transglycosylase domain-containing protein, with product MTASRRMEIVLKVVFAVVVAVALFLAASGVYLYQLSTTLPDFADGPEVFRTAQTSVVYAADGSVLARWHAGEDRTVVPLESMTESLRDSVVATQDPYFFEHHGVSIDVILSSIGLGGSSADDSAQDIVGSTITQQVVKMLFPEERRTLVRKAQEVMLAYELSVRVEKSDVLAMYLNTVYFGHGAYGVEAAARRFFGVPASELTLAQSAVLAGLIDSPARYSPINEPEAALKQRNRVLSSMERLGYISSEAKSTASGEPITLAPQVNAPSVAPYFVEHVKRTLIDEIGKDQVFTGGLRVHTTLEPSLQREAETAAQSLLGGVSDPEYAIVAIDHSTGRVLAMVGGRDFAQNQFNLATQGRRQPGSAFKTFVLAEALERGVNPDQIFDATPYTVQVTDGTWVVNNYENEATAPRVSFRAATNWSINAVYARLIMSMGAESVVDMARRTGITSPLEANPAIALGGLEIGVSPLEMTSAYGTFANGGTRMPVVVVSKVTDSEGNLIWEPTASPERAVEESVARLTSSMLRGTVEAGTGAAANIPGVWVAGKTGTTQSYRDAWFVGYTDNIVCGVWVGHREGQIDMTNVRGAPVSGGSLPAQIWNRFVSRAILVHEKPIAPAQGSGVATSEGGESVPATEAAAALQPVTICPQSARIAVAGCPDPQEIYLKAEDVPSGVCTVH from the coding sequence GTGACCGCCTCCAGGCGCATGGAGATTGTGCTTAAAGTCGTATTTGCGGTAGTTGTCGCAGTGGCCCTCTTCCTTGCCGCGTCGGGGGTATATCTGTATCAGCTGTCCACAACATTGCCTGATTTTGCGGATGGCCCCGAGGTATTCAGGACAGCCCAGACCTCTGTCGTATATGCGGCTGACGGCTCGGTGCTTGCAAGGTGGCATGCCGGCGAGGATCGGACGGTAGTGCCGCTCGAGTCGATGACTGAGTCGCTTCGCGATTCGGTCGTAGCCACTCAGGATCCATATTTTTTCGAGCATCATGGAGTAAGCATCGACGTTATCCTCTCGTCGATTGGACTGGGAGGATCTTCGGCGGATGACAGCGCGCAGGATATCGTAGGCAGTACGATCACCCAGCAGGTAGTGAAGATGCTCTTTCCTGAGGAGAGGCGCACCCTCGTGCGGAAAGCACAAGAGGTGATGCTTGCGTATGAGTTATCGGTTCGGGTAGAGAAGTCAGATGTGCTTGCCATGTACCTGAACACCGTATACTTCGGCCACGGCGCCTACGGAGTCGAAGCGGCGGCACGTCGCTTTTTTGGCGTCCCGGCATCGGAGCTGACGCTCGCTCAGTCAGCTGTTCTCGCAGGACTTATAGATTCACCGGCGCGGTACTCGCCGATCAACGAGCCGGAAGCCGCCCTAAAACAGCGCAATCGGGTTCTGTCGAGCATGGAGCGGCTTGGATATATCTCGTCGGAGGCGAAAAGCACTGCTAGTGGAGAGCCGATCACACTTGCGCCACAGGTGAATGCCCCGAGTGTTGCCCCGTACTTTGTCGAGCACGTGAAACGGACACTCATAGATGAGATTGGGAAAGACCAAGTTTTTACAGGTGGGCTTCGCGTGCATACTACGCTTGAGCCTTCGCTCCAACGAGAAGCGGAAACCGCCGCGCAGAGTTTGCTCGGAGGGGTCAGTGATCCGGAATACGCGATTGTCGCAATCGATCACAGCACCGGGCGGGTGCTGGCCATGGTGGGCGGCCGCGATTTCGCGCAAAACCAGTTCAACCTCGCCACGCAGGGTCGCCGTCAGCCGGGTTCGGCGTTCAAAACATTCGTACTTGCCGAGGCATTGGAGCGGGGAGTTAACCCCGATCAGATATTTGATGCCACCCCATATACGGTTCAGGTGACCGACGGAACATGGGTCGTCAACAACTACGAAAATGAGGCTACCGCCCCTCGCGTTAGCTTCCGGGCCGCGACCAACTGGTCGATAAATGCGGTATACGCTCGGTTGATCATGAGCATGGGCGCAGAGAGTGTCGTAGATATGGCGCGGCGCACCGGGATTACCAGCCCTTTGGAGGCTAATCCCGCTATTGCGCTCGGCGGGTTGGAGATTGGGGTTTCTCCGCTTGAGATGACCTCGGCGTATGGAACCTTTGCCAACGGCGGAACCAGGATGCCTGTAGTTGTGGTCTCAAAGGTTACCGACAGCGAGGGGAACCTGATTTGGGAGCCGACGGCCTCTCCGGAGCGCGCTGTAGAAGAATCTGTGGCGCGACTGACCTCCTCTATGCTGCGGGGTACCGTAGAGGCCGGAACGGGGGCGGCGGCGAATATTCCAGGCGTTTGGGTCGCCGGTAAGACCGGAACAACCCAGTCCTATCGCGATGCCTGGTTTGTCGGTTATACCGACAATATTGTGTGTGGCGTTTGGGTTGGGCACAGAGAGGGCCAGATTGACATGACCAATGTCAGGGGTGCGCCAGTAAGCGGTGGCAGCCTTCCTGCTCAGATATGGAACCGCTTCGTCTCTCGAGCTATTCTCGTTCACGAAAAACCTATAGCTCCAGCACAAGGTAGTGGCGTCGCAACTTCGGAGGGGGGCGAAAGTGTGCCAGCCACCGAGGCGGCAGCCGCATTGCAACCAGTGACCATATGTCCTCAGTCCGCTAGAATCGCGGTGGCTGGTTGTCCGGATCCTCAAGAAATCTATTTGAAGGCCGAGGATGTACCGAGTGGCGTATGTACGGTGCACTAG
- a CDS encoding sigma-70 family RNA polymerase sigma factor, translated as MSNWREARHIDRLVKRAIRGDVDAFGSIFDHYADRVYAFVRARTSSPQDAEDITGTVFLKAFEAVSDYRQQGFGFGAWLFRIAHNTIIDHYRKAGRLPEPVEDIEFYPIQDPILLDELIVAKVDAEMVKALILNLTHDQAAVIVARFFWDMDVRTTARSLGRTEGSVKALQHRAMKRLADMIEELAEDEI; from the coding sequence GTGAGCAACTGGAGAGAAGCAAGGCATATTGATAGGCTGGTAAAGAGGGCGATCAGGGGTGATGTCGATGCTTTCGGATCGATATTCGATCACTATGCCGATCGCGTGTATGCGTTTGTCAGAGCGCGAACAAGCTCTCCTCAGGACGCAGAGGACATTACGGGTACGGTGTTTCTCAAGGCGTTCGAGGCAGTGTCTGATTATCGGCAGCAGGGATTCGGATTTGGAGCCTGGTTATTCCGAATTGCGCACAACACGATCATCGACCACTACAGGAAAGCCGGAAGATTACCAGAGCCTGTCGAGGACATTGAATTTTACCCTATACAGGACCCTATCCTTCTGGACGAACTGATCGTTGCGAAGGTGGACGCCGAGATGGTCAAAGCTCTCATATTGAACCTCACACACGACCAGGCCGCCGTGATCGTCGCAAGGTTTTTCTGGGATATGGATGTCAGGACAACGGCGAGGTCTTTGGGAAGAACAGAGGGTTCTGTCAAGGCGCTTCAACATCGTGCGATGAAGCGGTTGGCTGACATGATCGAGGAATTAGCTGAAGATGAAATATAG
- a CDS encoding VanZ family protein, translating to MLPRHAPKRLIHIAPRVLLWMPSFLWAGVIFWLSSIPGTDLPPTGFSSLAHVVVYLILSALIFIALRPGADRASAICLAILLASAYGVTDEIHQSFVPNRTPDIADWGFDTIGAAIGAWLGRLVDERLAARKK from the coding sequence ATGTTACCACGGCATGCGCCCAAACGCCTGATTCATATCGCACCCAGAGTGCTCCTCTGGATGCCGTCGTTTCTTTGGGCCGGGGTAATCTTCTGGCTGTCTTCCATCCCTGGAACCGATCTGCCTCCAACAGGTTTTAGCTCGCTGGCGCATGTCGTCGTTTACCTGATCTTGTCGGCCTTGATTTTCATCGCGCTCAGGCCCGGAGCAGATCGTGCCTCTGCGATATGCCTGGCGATACTGTTGGCCTCGGCCTATGGAGTGACCGATGAGATTCACCAGTCTTTCGTCCCAAACCGGACACCAGATATTGCCGATTGGGGATTCGACACTATAGGCGCTGCAATTGGAGCCTGGCTAGGCAGACTCGTGGATGAAAGACTCGCCGCCCGGAAAAAGTAG